In Plasmodium relictum strain SGS1 genome assembly, chromosome: 6, one DNA window encodes the following:
- the IMC1m gene encoding inner membrane complex protein 1m, putative codes for MCDSICKNETKYVLGPAPTFMPQLIQDSPSTTVEVDTPIYEPLVKPVIKNIVQETTINVPKIEYREKVVEVPRIEYRTYPIVKDIEAPIYQDRYKYKNVEVPQKKFRVKPVYKVVDVPQVEYVDKYVKKKYKRFKYVPKEVQVPFRPRREIYSEVPIPRYIPHNIESTIQPDMFNIPYNGELPLFEGHNDNFLNMINPFTVYSRGKKNKCFLKCLCNGNDKATYEIGPSLVSSPPYNNQLYDISNNYELYPGSYDALGYSYPFILDNEEDNFCNKIIEATSSIIAATGIAVILAGKLTLDGIFLLLKNKNEENKKDTPKISDSKVNKSPSTRKSIEEE; via the exons atgTGCGATAGTATTTGCAAAAATGAAACAAAATATGTTCTAGGGCCTGCACCAACGTTCATGCCACAATTGATTCAGGACTCACCAAGCACAACTGTAGAAGTGGATACTCCCATATATGAA cCATTAGTAAAACcagttataaaaaatattgttcAAGAAACGACAATAAATGTGCCAAAAATAGAATATAGGGAAAAAGTAGTTGAAGTTCCAAGAATTGAATATCGCACATATCCTATAGTGAAAGATATAGAAGCTCCAATATATCAAGACAggtataaatataaaaatgttgaAGTTcctcaaaaaaaatttagagtAAAACCTGTATATAAAGTAGTAGATGTACCACAAGTTGAATACGTGGATAagtatgtaaaaaaaaaatataaaagatttaaataTGTTCCTAAAGAAGTGCAAGTACCATTTAGACCAAGAAGAGAAATATATAGTGAAGTTCCTATTCCTAGATATATACCTCATAATATAGAGAGTACAATTCAGCCTGATATGTTTAATATACCATATAATGGAGAATTACCTCTTTTTGAAGGACATAATGATAATTTCCTAAATATGATAAATCCTTTTACCGTATATAGCAGagggaaaaaaaataaatgctTTTTAAAGTGCCTTTGTAATGGCAATGATAAAGCAACTTATGAAATTGGGCCTTCATTAGTTTCATCACCACCATATAATAATCAATTATATGATATAAGCAATAATTATGAATTATATCCTGGTTCATACGATGCATTAGGTTATAGTTATCCATTCATATTAGATAACGAGGAAGATAATTTTTGcaataaaataattgaagCAACTTCTAGTATCATAGCAGCTACAGGTATAGCTGTAATATTGGCTGGAAAATTGACTTTAGATggaatttttcttcttttaaaaaataaaaatgaagaaaataaaaaagacaCACCAAAAATATCAGATTCAAAAGTTAATAAAAGCCCCTCAACAAGGAAATCAATAGAAGaggaataa